In Pochonia chlamydosporia 170 chromosome 3, whole genome shotgun sequence, the following are encoded in one genomic region:
- a CDS encoding NDT80 / PhoG like DNA-binding family protein (similar to Metarhizium acridum CQMa 102 XP_007814768.1), producing the protein MDRYNQDSGTSSLTIDAPETSPLLSLFHPNNGLGTGSNYTHDSGGFYPASGSIFTPDGRLRLNSNTTPSTGMAHVHLHNHRTTLPHLGPHINSRDQFPNSVAPYRRVSDQFARSPSFPDSRRQQLAGSQNPLTAYTPPATRMDSHQYTHRAGAQNEVPPLLPMEMLGTLQYIDPNMTTIKPDISGVIDKGPFLSSDREWTCYRRNYLACICSFSLSPSYPGAGIQFTPTPMSGTSTTQTFQVYGFAMCISAVVADNEQHSIELVQHTPKRDKGPISKPNKTLIAPKTSATPHTTSLNLYGDGSGLSSSRSLYADGFGAQPTVGQQVPTEHTFERIQFKQATQNNGKRRAAQQYYHLVVELWADVGTQGSEQFVKVAFRKSAKMIVRGRSPGHYQNERRNSQGNGTGGASGSGGFRGMGPMGDFGNGSGMAGAGLGGYNSGYDSRGTNYNNVRHQEMSPESIFSSNDDRPSNKAYSYYTGGAGSSSSYENHNDRVDLFGHRNGTDTLHSNLPNNATNDRKVKPEFDFNMLPSPFSGGARADDHHRERFDSRPSPGGFYPSIVTPTGLGAL; encoded by the exons ATGGATAGATACAATCAGGACAGCGGCACTTCGTCGCTCACAATAGATGCTCCTGAAACTTCGCCTCTTCTGAGCCTCTTCCACCCAAATAACGGCTTGGGCACAGGTTCGAACTACACCCACGACTCTGGCGGCTTCTATCCCGCCAGCGGGTCAATTTTTACACCAGATGGCAGGTTGCGTCTGAATTCAAA CACTACACCATCGACTGGCATGGCACATGTTCATCTTCACAATCACCGTACAACCCTGCCCCATCTGGGCCCTCATATCAACTCTCGAGATCAGTTTCCCAACTCAGTCGCACCGTATAGGCGAGTGTCAGACCAATTTGCGCGATCACCGTCCTTCCCGGATTCAAGAAGACAACAGCTAGCTGGTTCACAAAACCCGTTGACGGCCTACACGCCTCCTGCCACAAGGATGGATTCGCACCAGTACACGCACAGAGCGGGAGCTCAGAACGAAGTTCCGCCACTTCTCCCGATGGAAATGCTGGGAACCTTGCAGTATATTGACCCAAACATGACAACCATCAAGCCAGACATTTCAGGCGTCATCGACAAGGGACCGTTCCTGTCCTCAGACCGCGAGTGGACCTGCTACAGGCGGAACTATCTGGCCTGCATTTGCTCCTTCAGCCTCAGTCCCAGTTATCCTGGGGCCGGAATTCAATTCACGCCGACGCCCATGTCTGGAACAAGCACAACGCAAACTTTTCAAGTTTACGGATTTGCCATGTGCATTTCGGCTGTAGTTGCGGACAATGAGCAACACAGCATTGAACTCGTCCAGCATACGCCAAAGAGAGACAAGGGGCCAATATCCAAACCAAACAAGACTCTTATTGCGCCCAAGACGAGCGCAACTCCACATACTACTTCGCTTAACTTATACGGGGATGGCTCAGGCCTTTCAAGCTCCAGAAGCCTCTACGCGGACGGATTCGGGGCTCAGCCAACCGTTGGCCAACAGGTGCCAACCGAACACACGTTTGAGCGTATCCAATTCAAACAGGCGACACAGAACAATGGAAAGAGAAGGGCAGCGCAACAGTACTATCATCTAGTGGTCGAATTATGGGCAGACGTTGGAACTCAAGGCAGTGAGCAGTTCGTCAAGGTGGCATTTCGGAAGTCGGCGAAGATGATTGTTCGGGGCAGGTCGCCAGGCCATTATCAAAACGAACGACGCAACAGCCAGGGAAACGGCACAGGAGGTGCTTCTGGCAGCGGAGGATTCCGAGGAATGGGCCCAATGGGGGATTTTGGCAACGGCTCTGGTatggctggagctggcctTGGAGGCTACAACTCCGGATACGACAGTCGTGGCACCAATTACAACAACGTCAGGCACCAAGAAATGTCCCCAGAGAGCATATTTTCTTCGAATGACGACCGGCCTTCTAACAAGGCATATTCTTACTATACCGGGGGAGCAGGGTCATCCTCGTCGTATGAAAACCACAACGACCGGGTGGACTTGTTTGGTCACAGAAATGGCACCGACACGTTGCATTCAAATCTCCCCAACAACGCCACCAACGACCGAAAGGTCAAGCCCGAGTTCGATTTCAACATGCTGCCCAGTCCTTTCAGTGGGGGAGCACGGGCCGACGATCACCACCGAGAACGTTTTGATAGCCGGCCCAGTCCCGGTGGCTTCTACCCGTCTATTGTAACTCCAACCGGACTGGGGGCACTTTAG
- a CDS encoding oxidoreductase (similar to Coccidioides immitis RS XP_001240662.1): MASPQQIRTPITDLFKIQHPILLAGMNVAAGPKLAAAVTNAGGMGVIGGVGYTPDMLREQISELKEYLTDKNAPFGVDLLLPQVGGNARKTNYDYTKGKLDELVDIVIESGAKLFVSAVGVPPKHVVQKLQKAGILYMNMIGHVKHVKKCLELGVDIICAQGGEGGGHTGDIPTTVLIPAVVDAVKGHKSPVSGGPVQVVAAGGIHNGQLLASALMMGASGVWVGTRFILTDEAGAPKAHKDAVRTAGHDDNVRTIIFTGRPMRVRNNPYIDDWETNRIQEMKELTAKGTIPYEVDLERFMGGEANEHSGVESYSSNAASADAGAEDDDDEGDDPLEQFRPYLMGKCAAVVNEQKSAKAVVDEFVNDAVAWIKKGNQMIAKL; the protein is encoded by the exons atggCCTCTCCTC AGCAGATTCGCACTCCCATCACGGATCTTTTCAAGATCCAGCACCCCATCCTGCTGGCTGGTATGAACGTTGCTGCCGGTCCTAAGCTGGCTGCTGCGGTTACCAATGCCGGTGGTATGGGAGTCATTGGAGGTGTCGGCTACACCCCCGACATGCTCCGTGAGCAAATCTCTGAACTCAAGGAGTATCTGACCGACAAGAACGCTCCCTTCGGTGTCGATTTGCTTCTTCCCCAGGTCGGTGGCAATGCCCGAAAGACCAA CTACGACTACACCAAGGGCAAGCTCGATGAGCTCGTCGACATTGTCATCGAGTCCGGCGCCAAGCTGTTCGTCTCTGCCGTCGGTGTCCCCCCCAAGCACGTCGTCcagaagctccagaaggcCGGCATCCTGTACATGAACATGATTGGTCACGTCAAGCACGTCAAGAAGTGTCTTGAACTGGGAGTCGACATCATCTGCGCTCAGGGTGGTGAGGGCGGTGGCCACACCGGTGACATCCCCACCACTGTCCTGATTCCCGCTGTTGTCGATGCCGTCAAGGGCCACAAGTCCCCCGTCTCCGGAGGTCCCGTCCAGGTCGTTGCCGCCGGTGGTATTCACAACGGCCAGCTCCTCGCCTCTGCTCTCATGATGGGCGCCAGCGGCGTCTGGGTCGGAACCCGCTTCATCCTCACCGATGAGGCTGGTGCCCCCAAGGCTCACAAGGATGCTGTCCGCACTGCTGGCCACGACGACAACGTccgcaccatcatcttcactggTCGCCCCATGCGCGTCCGCAACAACCCCTACATTGACGACTGGGAGACCAACCGAATccaggagatgaaggagctCACCGCCAAGGGCACCATTCCCTACGAGGTTGATCTTGAGCGATTCATGGGCGGCGAGGCCAACGAGCACAGCGGCGTCGAGAGCTACAGCAGCAACGCTGCCTCCGCCGATGCTGgtgccgaggatgacgatgatgagggtgatgatCCTCTTGAGCAGTTCCGTCCTTACCTGATGGGCAAGTGCGCTGCTGTTGTCAACGAGCAGAAGTCTGCCAAGGCTGTTGTCGATGAGTTTGTCAACGATGCCGTTGCCTGGATCAAGAAGGGCAACCAGATGATTGCTAAGCTGTAA
- a CDS encoding folic acid synthesis protein (similar to Verticillium alfalfae VaMs.102 XP_003009296.1), with the protein MGDRVAEIERACREMDRRGIRVTRTSSLWETEPMYVLDQDPFLNGACEVETDLEPLTLLDQLQAIENDMGRHKVIDKGPRNIDLDILLYGDETVNHERLNVPHIGIPEREFVLRPLSELIPSKSLYPSKPWKVVQDYLNELRQGEPLSSMTPLRGVSHTLTPLLHNRKTQVMAILNLTPDSFSDGGKNDLTNLRDTVLRHIRDGATILDVGGQSTAPGRPEVTAQEEASRVVPAIELIRSLPEACNIAISVDTYRAFVAEKAIASGADIINDVSAGLLDPDMFSTVARLGKTICLMHMRGTPQTMMDLTSYEGGLIPTIASELLQRISAAEAAGIRRWRIILDPGIGFAKTADQNLELLRCLDELRAWPGLGGLPWLVGSSRKSFIGKVTGSEEPSNRIWGTAATMAAAVQGGADMVRVHDVSEMAKVTAMADAIWRPS; encoded by the exons ATGGGTGATCGAGTGGCTGAGATAGAAAGGGCATGTCGCGAGATGGATCGTCGGGGAATTCGAGTAACGAGGACGAGCAGTTTGTGGGAGACAGAGCCCATGTATGTCTTGGATCAGGATCCTTTCTTGAATGGCGCCTGTGAG GTGGAAACAGATCTTGAGCCCCTCACGTTGCTTGATCAGCTGCAAGCAATAGAAAACGATATGGGTCGCCATAAAGTCATTGATAAGGGTCCTCGTAATATTGACTTGGATATCCTGTTGtatggtgatgagactgtGAACCATGAGCGCCTCAATGTGCCTCATATTGGTATTCCAGAGCGCGAATTTGTTCTCCGGCCTTTGTCAGA GCTGATACCATCAAAATCGCTTTATCCATCGAAACCATGGAAAGTTGTTCAGGATTACTTAAACgagcttcgtcaaggagaACCTCTCTCGTCCATGACACCTCTTAGAGGTGTTTCTCACACTCTCACGCCTCTTCTTCACAACAGGAAGACTCAGGTCATGGCTATCTTAAACCTGACTCCGGATTCCTTCTCAGATGGCGGCAAGAATGATTTGACAAACCTCCGTGACACTGTGCTACGTCACATTCGCGATGGAGCTACCATACTTGATGTCGGGGGCCAATCTACAGCTCCTGGTCGGCCCGAAGTCActgcccaagaagaagcgtcCCGGGTGGTCCCAGCCATTGAGCTGATCCGATCTCTGCCAGAAGCATGCAATATCGCCATCAGCGTGGATACGTATCGGGCTTTTGTGGCTGAAAAAGCCATCGCGTCCGGCGCCGATATAATCAATGACGTTTCAGCTGGGCTGCTTGACCCAGACATGTTCTCGACTGTCGCACGTCTTGGTAAAACCATCTGCCTGATGCACATGCGCGGTACTCCGCAAACTATGATGGACCTCACAAGTTATGAGGGTGGCTTGATCCCGACAATAGCCTCGGAACTTCTCCAGCGCATTTCAGCAGCTGAAGCTGCTGGCATTCGACGGTGGCGCATCATTCTAGATCCCGGGATAGGCTTTGCAAAGACGGCTGATCAGAACCTGGAGCTGCTGAGATGCTTGGACGAACTGAGGGCCTGGCCCGGCCTTGGCGGTTTGCCATGGCTAGTAGGCTCCAGCCGCAAGAGCTTTATCGGCAAGGTTACAGGGTCAGAAGAGCCGTCGAACAGAATCTGGGGCACAGCAGCCACTATGGCAGCGGCAGTGCAAGGGGGAGCAGATATGGTTCGCGTGCATGACGTCTCAGAAATGGCAAAGGTAACAGCCATGGCGGATGCAATCTGGAGACCCTCTTGA